AATTAACCGCACAGATGGCTCATTGATAAACTCATAGAATAGCCCCATCGCATTGGAACCACCGCCCACACAGGCCATGAGAATATCTGGTAAACCACCCCACTTTTCGATAGCTTGGGCGCGGGTTTCTTGCCCAATGACGGCATGGAAATCACGTACCATCATTGGGTAAGGATGGGGTCCGGCTACTGAACCGAGGATGTAGTGAGTGGTTTCGACATTTGTCACCCAATCGCGGATGGCTTCGGAGGTTGCATCTTTGAGGGTTCCGCTTCCCGCAGACACTGGACGCACTTCGGCACCCATCAGCCGCATTCTAAAGACATTCAACGATTGGCGTTCCATGTCGTGAACGCCCATGTAAATTATACATTCTAGCCCAAAACGAGCGCAAACGGTTGCGGTAGCAACGCCATGTTGTCCGGCACCAGTTTCGGCTATAATTCTGCGTTTACCCATGCGCTTCGCCAACAATACCTGACCAAGGGCATTATTAATTTTATGAGCGCCAGTATGATTTAAATCTTCACGCTTTAAGTAAATTTGCGCTCCAGTGCCATCGGGGCGGGCATAATGAGCGGTGAGACGTTCGGCAAAGTACAACGGCGTGGTACGTCCCACATAATCACGCAATAACTGTTGTAGTTCCGAGAGAAACCCAGGGTCATTGCGGTATTGCTGGTAAGCGGTTTCTAGTTCTGCTAAAGCGGGCATTAACGTTTCGGGAACATACTTACCGCCAAAGCGTCCAAAGCGTCCTAGGATATCAGGAACACTTGTAGTGAGTTGAGATTTGGGTGTTAGAGGAGTAGTAGTCACAGATTGGCTAAAATGAGACAACAGAGTTTATTTTAATTTTAGAGGCGATCGCTACTCTCCTAGGTGTTAATTCTCCCATACTTAAACATTTATGTCTAGTTCCAATTCCCAGCCCGACAAACGCATCATTTACCGCGAATTTGGTGACGACAACTCTCCAGCCTTGGAACGAGCAACTCCCGATTTACCCCCCCAGCAACAAAACCTGAGAGTACAAGCTACCCGTTCTGGACGCAAAGGTAAAACTGTGACGGTGATTACTGGATTTCAAACCAAACCAGAAACTTTAGCAGATTTAGTCAAACAGTTAAAAACCCAATGTGGTTCTGGTGGCACCGTCAAAGATAATGAAATTGAAATCCAAGGCGAACATAAGCAGAAAATTCTCGAAATTTTGACCAAGCTTGGTTATAAAGCAAAAATCAGTGGTGGTTAGATATGTAGGTCGCCTATTGAACCATACATACTGGCTTTGTTCGTCATTTGTCATTTGTCATTTGTCATTTGTCATTTGTCATTTGTCATTGGGAAGCATTTCAGGGATATTTACGTTTCCTAATATAGTTTTGTTTTTTCTCGCGGACTTATACTAATTTGAAAAAAGAATGGGACACATGGGTTAGGGGCGCAAGGCCTTGCGCCCCTACAGACAGCAATCAGCAGTCAGCAGTCAACCGTTAACCGTTAACAATATTTCTGAGTTATCTTGGAGATGTCGAAACTTATTTTAGCATTTGTGAATCATTTAAGTCCAAGGCTACTGATTTTGAGATTAATAAGGAGGCTGCAATGGATTTAGTTCGGATTCTGGCTGCCATTTTTTTACCGCCACTGGGTGTATTTTTGCAAGTAGGTTTTGGTCTAGACTTTTGGATTAATATACTTTTGACGCTTTGCGGTTATATTCCTGGGATTGTTCACGCAGTTTGGGTAATTGCCAGAAAGTAATTATAGCGTTTTTCAAGTAAATAGAGCCGTAGGGGATACGGCAATGCGGTGTCCCCTATGAATATTGGATAATTTATTTTTTGGTATTCCCTAATGCACCACCTAACAGCACTGTAATCATGGATACATTTGCCTGTGAAAGAGGATGATTTGTGACTTTTGTAATGAGGTAATCTTTTTTGCAGCGGTGTTTCGAGTTATTTTCTCACAAGAGAAAGTAAAGGATACTTGAAATTGCCCTGTTGGTTGTGTTAAATTTGCCCAGATTTATCCTATTTACCCCAGATAAACCTCGTCTAACTTGAGATCTATAGTTGTTTAGCAAATTTTGGCGCTTGCTTGCTACGTCGGAATGACACAAGACATAATTCAAAACTCCAGGTTTCAACATAGACGAGGTTTACCTGAATCTTTTTGCGTAATCTGACCGTAGCGATCGCATTTTCAGCAAGAATTGACCTTCTCGTATTCCTCACCTGCTAATTAAGTTTTTATTGAGGTAATTAATGGATATGAAAAGTGAGAATGAGGTGCGTATAGTTATTGAATCACTCCTAGGAGAATCGACTATTCGCCAATATTGTCTAGGTGTTTTAGCAGATTATATAGACTATGCGAATGAATTGGGTAGTTCTATATGGTCTGTGACGCTGAATCCGGTTTTTATCACTTTGAATGTTGGGAAAATTCCAGTATATAGAATTTGGAAATCAAAACTGTATTTTGTTTTTGATATCGAAGATTTGACAATTAGAGAGCTAAATCAAATCAAGCAAAAGGCTTTGAAAACTGATATCTATCACTTTCCACTGTTGAGTAGCGTGATGGATATTGAAATAGAAGATCATAAAATATTGGAAATTTTACCGTTAGTTAACAAATTATATAGATCTGCTATTCAAAAAGCTGCTACCACAATTAATCATAATCAGCGAGTTTCATCCTATATATCCCATTCCCATAGTCTGGTGAATTATCTGCAAACTGCTTTAGTTAGAGATATTCCCCATCCAGATTACTCAGAAGATTGGATGCATTTTCTCAACAGTATTCCCAGATTTAATCTAGGAATAAGCGGATAACTCTTGAGCAGTATTTTCTTTAGCTAACTGTTGGCGAAAATAAAGGCGATACAATTCGCAGCTGAATGATGCTTGATCACCATCAAGATGGATTAATCCCATACTTTCTAGCTTATAAGCGGCGATCGCGTCTAGTATTACACTAGTACCAGCAGTCACAATTTGTTGCAGATCTGACACCAATTTTGATTCACCTTGGAGTAAAGTTAGGTGTTCCCGGAGATGCTGAGTATAAATCCCCGATGGCGTCGGTGCAGTTTGTAATAATTGTTCTAAGGTGATCTCACCCCGGTGCAGATGATAAAATGCCAGGTTGACCAGATAGGGATGTCCACCTACCATTGCATATAGGGGTGCGAGACGTTGCGCTCCTGCTTCACCCACTGTCCAATCAAGTCCATAACGCTGTGCTAAATCCTGCACCTGTTTTTGGGTAAAACGGGGCACCAAAACTGCTAGTCCGACATTAAAAGGGGATTGGTTGAGTTTGAGGGGAATATAGATTTCTGTTGTGTGTACTACCACCAAGCGTAGTTTTTGCCAGATTTGATTCTGCTTGGCTATTTCGTGCCAAAATCGCAGCATTGGTAAGAAGTCTTGGGCAATATTGGGATGTTCAAACACCCGGTTAACTTCATTCAAAACTAAGACTATGGGACGCTCAATTTGGTTTAGCAACCACGCCTCAAAATAGATTTTGCAGCTCACCTTGCTACCCATTTCTGTATCCCAGTAATCATCTAGTTTCATCACCAGATTCAACTGTCTACTGACATTAGCACAGAACCAACGCAAAAATTTATCCAGGGAGGTAAAAACAGCTTCCTCAGCTTCCTGAAAGTCCAAATTGACAACGTGATAAGCCTGTAACCTAGCATGAGAAATTATGCGATTAAGTAGGGAACTTTTACCCATTTTTTTCGGTGCTTTGATGCGAATCAAGCATCCGGGTTGCTTAATTTCTGTACATACGAGTTCTTCAATGGGGGGGCGATTGATATATAAAGGTGAATCTAGGGGTACAGGGGACCCAGGAAAGTTAATCGCAGTTATGGGTGAGTTGCAAAACAGCCATTCTGTTTTGGAGTCTTGTTTGAATTCCTGCTGGCTGTTGTTTTCATCTAAACTGATTTTACTCTGCTGATAATTGTTCCAGAATATATGTAAATTTTTTTTCGTTACTTTCTCGCCAATTGCAGATGAAAGGTCTTGCCACAACTGAGAGCCAATTTCTTTAATATAATCGCTACCATAGCCAGATTGTTTTGCCATTTCGCTGTAAGTCTGTCCTAGCCACGATTGACGTAATACAAATCGCTCAATAGAACCGAGTTGCTTGGGTTGCAACATTTGTTCTACAGCTTCCAGAACTTCATCAACGTTCATGCTGGGGTAATTATAAGTAGAAGTAGATAGAAAAATAAACTAAGAATATAGTACATCTAAGGTTGGCACTCCGCACGCCTAAAGGCGGGGGATTTTTGGTTCACAGTCCAATCGTAACCCTACAGGATTTCTGCAATGGAACTAGAGGATCGAACTGAACGGTGTTATGGATGTCCCTCCGATCCGTGGGTCTGGAGGGATAGCCG
The Gloeotrichia echinulata CP02 DNA segment above includes these coding regions:
- a CDS encoding AAA-like domain-containing protein, whose translation is MNVDEVLEAVEQMLQPKQLGSIERFVLRQSWLGQTYSEMAKQSGYGSDYIKEIGSQLWQDLSSAIGEKVTKKNLHIFWNNYQQSKISLDENNSQQEFKQDSKTEWLFCNSPITAINFPGSPVPLDSPLYINRPPIEELVCTEIKQPGCLIRIKAPKKMGKSSLLNRIISHARLQAYHVVNLDFQEAEEAVFTSLDKFLRWFCANVSRQLNLVMKLDDYWDTEMGSKVSCKIYFEAWLLNQIERPIVLVLNEVNRVFEHPNIAQDFLPMLRFWHEIAKQNQIWQKLRLVVVHTTEIYIPLKLNQSPFNVGLAVLVPRFTQKQVQDLAQRYGLDWTVGEAGAQRLAPLYAMVGGHPYLVNLAFYHLHRGEITLEQLLQTAPTPSGIYTQHLREHLTLLQGESKLVSDLQQIVTAGTSVILDAIAAYKLESMGLIHLDGDQASFSCELYRLYFRQQLAKENTAQELSAYS
- the trpB gene encoding tryptophan synthase subunit beta, whose protein sequence is MTTTPLTPKSQLTTSVPDILGRFGRFGGKYVPETLMPALAELETAYQQYRNDPGFLSELQQLLRDYVGRTTPLYFAERLTAHYARPDGTGAQIYLKREDLNHTGAHKINNALGQVLLAKRMGKRRIIAETGAGQHGVATATVCARFGLECIIYMGVHDMERQSLNVFRMRLMGAEVRPVSAGSGTLKDATSEAIRDWVTNVETTHYILGSVAGPHPYPMMVRDFHAVIGQETRAQAIEKWGGLPDILMACVGGGSNAMGLFYEFINEPSVRLIGVEAAGEGVNTNKHAATLTKGQIGVLHGAMSYLLQDDDGQIIEAHSISAGLDYPGVGPEHSYLKDTARAEYYSVTDAEALAAFQRLSQLEGIIPALETSHAIAYLETLCPQLSGSPRIVINCSGRGDKDVQTVAKFLNPA
- a CDS encoding translation initiation factor; this translates as MSSSNSQPDKRIIYREFGDDNSPALERATPDLPPQQQNLRVQATRSGRKGKTVTVITGFQTKPETLADLVKQLKTQCGSGGTVKDNEIEIQGEHKQKILEILTKLGYKAKISGG
- a CDS encoding YqaE/Pmp3 family membrane protein, which translates into the protein MDLVRILAAIFLPPLGVFLQVGFGLDFWINILLTLCGYIPGIVHAVWVIARK